From Mycolicibacterium nivoides, a single genomic window includes:
- a CDS encoding serine/threonine-protein kinase has product MPFNAGDVFAGYTIQRLLGAGGMGEVYLAQHPRLPRLDALKILSVNTTRDEEFRARFAREAELAAALWHPHIVGVHDRGESDGRLWISMDYVEGTDAKHLIEQHPSGMPYQDVVEIVTAVAEALDVAHERNLLHRDVKPANILVTTPSGSARRRILLTDFGIAREADDASGLTETDVAIGTVAYVAPEQLAGKTLDGRADQYALAATAFHLLTGAALFDDTNRIVQAGKHLYTPPPPLSERRRDLAHLDAVMAKALAKQPGKRYARCLDFARALGGSTDVSTAPEPVAKRDTEPTLPDAGPHTAPLELPDDHEKRSSPETKRLALLTILGTAQGVQKRPSGHDGEEAVWTFRVERYESTGEAHTVVPVELRGNSITGELSDGDVVEVSGPWDDRTLFADSVVNHSAGTRGRRRRNSSEVRSGSRRRALTSGPVRIVLVLAVIAMIVAMSVLLIRGLGSSSHSAPGPIVTPESATVFSPGGSPDHPDQAGLAIDGNPDTSWPTDIYQDAAPFPAFKEGVGLLLQLPSPTTLSEVTIDVPSTGTEVQIRAADSARPNSLSDTTELTPTVALQPGENTITVDNQTETSNVLVWISKLGTLDGQSRTNISEVMLRAAGD; this is encoded by the coding sequence ATGCCGTTCAATGCCGGTGACGTCTTTGCCGGGTACACCATTCAGCGGCTCCTCGGCGCCGGTGGCATGGGTGAGGTCTACCTGGCCCAGCATCCTCGCCTTCCCCGTCTGGATGCACTCAAGATCCTTTCGGTGAACACCACGCGCGATGAGGAGTTCCGCGCCCGGTTCGCCCGCGAGGCAGAGCTGGCCGCAGCGTTGTGGCATCCACACATCGTCGGCGTGCACGATCGTGGTGAGTCCGACGGCCGGCTGTGGATCTCGATGGACTATGTCGAGGGCACCGACGCCAAGCATCTGATCGAGCAGCACCCGTCTGGGATGCCCTACCAGGATGTGGTGGAGATCGTGACAGCCGTCGCCGAAGCCCTCGACGTCGCGCACGAACGGAACCTGCTGCACCGCGACGTCAAACCGGCGAACATCCTGGTCACCACCCCGTCGGGAAGTGCCCGGCGACGCATACTGCTCACCGATTTCGGCATCGCCCGGGAAGCCGATGACGCGAGTGGCCTCACGGAGACCGACGTGGCCATCGGTACCGTCGCGTATGTAGCGCCCGAACAGCTCGCCGGGAAGACGCTCGATGGCCGGGCAGACCAGTACGCCCTGGCTGCGACCGCATTCCATCTCTTGACCGGCGCGGCTCTCTTCGACGACACCAATCGCATCGTCCAGGCCGGCAAACATCTCTACACACCACCGCCGCCGCTGTCCGAGCGTCGTCGCGACCTCGCCCATCTCGACGCCGTGATGGCGAAGGCACTGGCGAAGCAACCCGGCAAGCGCTATGCGCGCTGCCTGGACTTCGCGCGGGCGCTGGGGGGAAGTACGGATGTGTCGACCGCGCCCGAACCGGTGGCGAAGCGGGATACCGAGCCGACTCTCCCTGATGCCGGTCCGCACACCGCCCCGCTCGAGCTCCCCGACGACCACGAGAAGCGCAGCTCACCGGAGACCAAGCGGTTGGCCCTGCTCACGATCCTGGGCACTGCCCAAGGGGTGCAGAAGCGACCGTCCGGGCATGACGGCGAGGAAGCGGTCTGGACGTTTCGCGTGGAGCGATACGAGTCGACGGGTGAGGCGCACACTGTCGTGCCGGTCGAGCTCCGTGGCAACTCCATCACGGGAGAACTCTCCGACGGGGATGTGGTGGAGGTCAGCGGCCCCTGGGATGACCGAACGCTGTTCGCCGACTCGGTGGTCAATCATTCGGCCGGGACCCGCGGACGCCGCCGGCGCAACTCGTCTGAAGTGAGGTCAGGTAGTCGCCGCCGTGCTCTGACGTCCGGTCCCGTGCGCATCGTCTTGGTCCTGGCCGTGATCGCGATGATCGTTGCCATGTCCGTCCTTCTCATTCGCGGTTTGGGCTCGTCGTCGCACAGCGCCCCGGGGCCGATCGTGACGCCCGAGAGTGCGACGGTGTTCTCCCCCGGCGGCTCACCAGACCATCCGGATCAGGCGGGGCTGGCCATCGACGGCAACCCGGACACGTCGTGGCCCACCGACATTTACCAAGATGCTGCGCCGTTTCCTGCCTTCAAGGAAGGCGTCGGCCTGCTACTTCAGCTCCCCTCGCCGACCACATTGAGCGAGGTCACGATCGACGTGCCCAGCACCGGAACAGAGGTCCAGATTCGTGCGGCCGACAGTGCCCGCCCGAACAGCCTGTCCGACACAACCGAGCTGACGCCGACAGTGGCGTTACAACCCGGGGAAAACACCATCACCGTCGACAATCAGACGGAAACCTCCAATGTGCTGGTGTGGATTTCGAAATTGGGCACCCTCGACGGGCAGAGCCGCACCAACATTTCAGAGGTCATGCTGCGGGCCGCAGGCGATTGA
- a CDS encoding YbhB/YbcL family Raf kinase inhibitor-like protein translates to MSTSPYDSLPKLPTFTLTSESVTDGQPLANDQVSGIMGAGGSDISPQLSWSGFPAETKSFAVTVYDPDAPTASGFWHWAVADLPATVTELPAGAGDGGELPGGAVTLANDASLKRFIGAAPPAGHGPHRYYIAVHALPVESLELPEGATPAYLGFNLFGQAIARAVIHGTYEQK, encoded by the coding sequence ATGAGCACATCTCCGTACGACAGCCTGCCGAAGCTGCCGACGTTCACCTTGACCTCCGAATCGGTCACCGACGGGCAGCCGCTGGCCAACGATCAGGTCAGCGGGATCATGGGAGCCGGCGGGTCGGACATCTCGCCGCAGCTGAGCTGGTCGGGATTCCCGGCCGAGACCAAGAGTTTCGCCGTCACGGTCTACGACCCGGACGCACCGACCGCCTCGGGGTTCTGGCATTGGGCGGTGGCCGATCTGCCCGCCACGGTGACCGAGTTGCCCGCCGGCGCCGGTGACGGCGGCGAGCTGCCCGGTGGGGCCGTCACGCTGGCCAACGACGCGAGCCTGAAGCGCTTCATCGGTGCGGCCCCGCCGGCCGGCCACGGCCCGCACCGGTACTACATCGCGGTGCACGCCCTGCCGGTGGAGTCACTGGAGCTGCCCGAGGGTGCCACCCCTGCCTATCTGGGCTTCAACCTGTTCGGTCAGGCCATCGCTCGCGCCGTCATCCACGGCACCTACGAGCAGAAGTAG
- a CDS encoding phage baseplate assembly protein V, whose amino-acid sequence MTNKRVFGVYRGLVAENVDPELAGRVKVTLPADAGGQALWAPIAQPVVSVAQEAPAVGTEVLVAFEAGDPNRPCVIGRLWREPPMPAVQTLTLRSGHQVVIDEPAQEVRLRHPNGTELVLESNGGLTITAPVVNVQAAAANFSGTVTCTTMVATNGVISPSYTPGVGNIM is encoded by the coding sequence ATGACAAACAAGCGGGTGTTCGGTGTCTACCGCGGCCTCGTAGCTGAGAACGTCGATCCGGAACTGGCCGGACGGGTCAAGGTCACCTTGCCCGCCGATGCCGGCGGGCAGGCGCTGTGGGCGCCGATCGCGCAGCCCGTCGTGAGTGTCGCGCAGGAGGCGCCGGCCGTGGGAACGGAGGTGCTTGTCGCGTTCGAGGCGGGCGATCCCAACCGTCCCTGTGTGATCGGTCGATTGTGGCGGGAACCGCCGATGCCTGCCGTCCAGACCTTGACGCTGCGCAGTGGGCATCAGGTGGTGATCGACGAGCCCGCGCAGGAAGTGCGGTTGCGTCACCCCAACGGCACCGAGCTCGTCCTGGAATCCAATGGCGGCCTGACGATTACCGCACCGGTGGTCAACGTCCAAGCAGCAGCGGCCAATTTCAGCGGTACGGTCACCTGCACGACGATGGTGGCGACCAACGGGGTGATATCACCGTCCTACACGCCCGGCGTCGGCAACATCATGTGA
- a CDS encoding serine-threonine protein kinase → MTNDVAERIWRLVFDAEGDPDPAVLADLKNRIGAAGLTDLIIFSHGWNNDEAAATSLYDRWFEILAPQLDPARTVGFVGLRWPSQLWRDEPIPDFREPAAHDGGGAAALGDAVTMPAGPVTIDPAQLDELKEMFPGGKDQLDTIAALLAAPPTTERVPELLDALRAFSAATQTGFNDGEGDAPDQGPGMLAPDQDPEKLFTTFADELASAGVEFDDEGGGAAGLGDFVGRLWHGAKEALRQLSYWKMKNRAGVVGRKGLGPVIDQLHAEFPDLRIHLVGHSFGARVVSYALAGMSDVQPSPVKAVTLLQGAYSRFSFTERLPFRKGAGELTGLLDRIDGPLTVCFSSHDRALGTFYPLASAAAGEDAAAAEDPLFRWRAMGSHGAYQSQTQSLGAKGTSYPFQPGQILNLNSSEVVIEDKSPSGAHSDIFHEELTWVAVAAGKLNPA, encoded by the coding sequence ATGACCAACGATGTGGCGGAACGGATCTGGCGCCTGGTGTTCGATGCCGAGGGCGATCCCGATCCGGCTGTGCTGGCCGATCTCAAGAACCGGATCGGCGCCGCGGGGCTGACCGATCTGATCATCTTCTCCCACGGCTGGAACAACGACGAGGCGGCTGCGACGTCGTTGTACGACCGGTGGTTCGAGATATTGGCACCGCAACTGGACCCGGCTCGCACGGTCGGCTTCGTCGGGCTGCGGTGGCCGTCTCAGCTCTGGCGCGACGAGCCGATCCCGGATTTCCGCGAACCGGCGGCACACGACGGCGGGGGCGCGGCCGCGCTGGGCGACGCGGTCACCATGCCCGCCGGGCCGGTGACCATCGATCCGGCCCAGCTCGACGAGCTCAAGGAGATGTTCCCCGGCGGCAAGGACCAGCTGGACACCATCGCCGCCCTGCTCGCCGCCCCGCCCACCACCGAACGCGTGCCGGAGTTGCTCGATGCGTTGCGCGCGTTCAGCGCCGCCACTCAGACCGGGTTCAATGACGGTGAAGGCGATGCCCCCGACCAAGGGCCCGGGATGCTTGCGCCGGATCAGGACCCGGAGAAGCTGTTCACCACCTTCGCCGACGAATTGGCCTCGGCCGGTGTGGAATTCGACGACGAGGGCGGGGGAGCGGCCGGCCTGGGCGATTTTGTTGGCCGGCTGTGGCACGGTGCCAAGGAGGCGCTGCGCCAGCTCAGCTACTGGAAGATGAAAAACCGCGCCGGCGTGGTGGGGCGCAAGGGGCTGGGCCCCGTCATCGATCAGCTGCACGCCGAATTCCCCGACCTGCGGATTCATCTGGTCGGACACAGCTTCGGGGCCAGGGTGGTGTCTTATGCCCTTGCCGGGATGAGCGACGTCCAGCCTTCACCGGTCAAGGCGGTGACCCTGTTGCAGGGGGCGTACTCCCGGTTCAGCTTCACCGAACGATTGCCGTTCCGGAAGGGAGCCGGTGAGCTGACCGGTCTGCTCGACCGCATCGACGGCCCGCTGACGGTCTGCTTCTCCAGCCATGACCGGGCACTGGGGACGTTCTATCCGCTGGCATCGGCCGCGGCGGGCGAAGATGCGGCCGCTGCCGAAGACCCGCTGTTCCGCTGGCGGGCCATGGGCTCGCACGGGGCCTACCAGTCTCAAACCCAGAGCCTGGGTGCCAAGGGGACGAGCTACCCGTTCCAGCCCGGTCAGATCCTGAACCTGAATTCGTCGGAAGTGGTGATCGAGGACAAGAGCCCTTCAGGGGCGCACAGCGACATCTTCCACGAGGAATTGACCTGGGTTGCCGTCGCCGCCGGGAAATTGAACCCGGCTTGA
- a CDS encoding peroxidase family protein codes for MTVTFAARIAQYVDQSVGWARLPKAIGLAVLIGLRHQLRTSNLYAAEPAPIPPTGPVDIGNYLGARTRDGSYNDLSDPRMGAVGCRFGRNVPPEHSYPESAQRLLDPNPRLVSRALLTRDSFQPATTLNLLAAAWIQFDLT; via the coding sequence GTGACGGTCACATTCGCGGCCCGGATCGCCCAGTACGTCGATCAGTCGGTGGGCTGGGCCCGGCTTCCCAAAGCCATCGGCCTGGCCGTGCTGATCGGGCTGCGACACCAGCTGCGAACGTCGAATCTGTATGCCGCCGAACCTGCCCCGATCCCACCGACCGGACCCGTCGATATCGGCAACTACCTGGGTGCGCGAACCCGGGACGGTTCCTACAACGACCTGAGCGACCCCAGGATGGGTGCGGTGGGGTGCCGCTTCGGCCGCAACGTCCCACCTGAACACTCGTATCCGGAATCCGCCCAGCGGCTGCTCGATCCCAACCCGCGACTGGTCAGCCGCGCACTGCTGACCCGGGACAGCTTCCAGCCCGCGACGACGCTCAATCTCCTGGCAGCGGCATGGATTCAGTTCGACTTGACATAA
- a CDS encoding DUF5703 family protein produces the protein MTTIQQGRMPPGWDKVVAEDLSEEYDWIPLRLPPDVTRISASIRLSIEAEYRGWELTRVRAYTDGSRRVLLRRKKSASSMPGTPQAPSL, from the coding sequence ATGACCACCATCCAGCAGGGCCGCATGCCTCCCGGATGGGACAAGGTCGTCGCCGAGGATCTTTCCGAGGAATACGACTGGATACCGCTGCGGCTACCGCCGGATGTCACCAGGATCAGCGCCTCGATCCGCTTGTCGATCGAGGCCGAGTACCGCGGCTGGGAACTCACCCGGGTGCGGGCCTACACAGATGGGAGCCGACGGGTGCTTTTGCGCCGCAAGAAGTCCGCGTCATCCATGCCGGGCACACCCCAGGCGCCTTCGCTGTGA
- a CDS encoding alpha/beta fold hydrolase, whose translation MTVVLVHGNPETDAIWGPLVEALGRDDVVRLSPPGFGAPLPDGFSATFLAYRDWLEAELENIDEPVDVVGHDWGGGHVMSVVMHRPELVRSWATDVIGVLDPDYVWHDMAQVWQTPGDGEELVDTMLGGTVEDRAAQMFALGIPIDIATSIAAEQGPEMGRAILALYRSARQPAMAEAGRALENAQARPGLSLLATDDPYIGSDEIRQRAATRAGARTEVLDGLGHWWMVQDPARGAAALTRFWGGLG comes from the coding sequence ATGACTGTGGTTCTCGTGCACGGCAATCCGGAGACTGACGCGATCTGGGGTCCGCTCGTCGAGGCGCTCGGACGCGACGATGTTGTGCGCCTGTCGCCGCCAGGATTCGGTGCCCCACTCCCCGACGGCTTTTCGGCGACCTTCCTTGCCTACCGTGACTGGCTCGAAGCCGAGCTGGAGAACATCGACGAACCAGTCGATGTCGTCGGGCATGACTGGGGTGGCGGCCATGTGATGAGTGTCGTCATGCATCGACCTGAGCTGGTGCGCAGCTGGGCCACCGATGTCATCGGAGTCCTCGACCCCGACTACGTGTGGCACGACATGGCCCAGGTATGGCAGACACCCGGAGATGGTGAGGAACTCGTCGACACGATGCTGGGCGGAACCGTCGAGGACCGCGCCGCCCAGATGTTCGCGCTGGGGATACCGATCGACATCGCAACGTCGATTGCGGCGGAGCAAGGACCGGAGATGGGGCGGGCGATCCTCGCGCTATACCGTTCGGCCCGCCAACCCGCCATGGCGGAGGCCGGGCGCGCGCTGGAGAACGCTCAGGCCCGGCCGGGCCTTTCCCTGCTCGCCACCGATGATCCTTACATCGGCTCCGACGAAATTCGGCAGCGTGCTGCGACGCGGGCCGGTGCTCGCACGGAGGTGCTCGACGGCCTGGGGCATTGGTGGATGGTGCAGGACCCGGCTCGTGGCGCGGCTGCCCTCACCCGGTTCTGGGGCGGGCTCGGCTGA
- a CDS encoding M20/M25/M40 family metallo-hydrolase has protein sequence MDLVTAPASSADEVVDLVSVLIRFDTSNTGDPATTKPEADCAEWVADRLREVGYTTEYVEAGAPGRGNVFARLPGADPSRGALMIHGHLDVVPAEPADWSVHPFSGAIKDGYVWGRGAVDMKDMCGMMIAVARHLKRNNITPPRDLVFAFVSDEEHGGTYGCQWLVDNRPDLFDGVTEAIGEVGGFSLTVPTKDGGEKRLYLIETAEKGLSWMRLTARGRAGHGSMVHDDNAVTEIADAVAKLGRHQFPLVLSESVEQFLTAVSEETGYDLDPNSPDLEGSIAKLGGIARIVGATLRDTANPTMLKAGYKANVIPATAEAMVDCRVLPGRKEAFERELDALLGPNITRTWERDLPSVETTFDGDLVDAMNAAILAVDPDARTVPYMMSGGTDAKAFVRLGIRCFGFAPLRLPPELDFAALFHGVDERVPVDALQFGAGVLEHFLRNC, from the coding sequence ATGGACCTTGTGACTGCCCCCGCCTCCAGCGCCGACGAGGTGGTCGATCTCGTCAGCGTGCTCATCCGATTCGACACTTCCAACACCGGCGATCCGGCGACCACCAAGCCCGAGGCGGACTGCGCGGAATGGGTCGCCGACCGGCTGCGTGAGGTCGGCTACACCACCGAATACGTGGAGGCCGGCGCCCCGGGCCGCGGCAATGTCTTCGCCAGGTTGCCCGGCGCCGACCCGTCCCGTGGCGCGCTGATGATCCACGGGCACCTCGATGTCGTCCCCGCCGAGCCCGCGGACTGGAGCGTGCACCCGTTCTCCGGCGCGATCAAGGACGGCTATGTCTGGGGTCGCGGCGCGGTCGACATGAAGGACATGTGCGGCATGATGATCGCCGTCGCACGTCACCTCAAGCGCAACAACATCACACCGCCCAGGGACCTGGTCTTCGCCTTCGTCTCCGACGAGGAGCACGGCGGCACTTACGGCTGCCAGTGGCTTGTCGACAATCGCCCCGACCTGTTCGACGGCGTCACCGAGGCCATCGGCGAGGTCGGTGGCTTCTCGCTGACCGTCCCGACGAAGGACGGCGGTGAGAAGCGTCTGTATCTCATCGAGACGGCCGAGAAGGGCCTGTCCTGGATGCGGCTGACCGCGCGGGGCCGGGCCGGGCACGGCTCGATGGTGCACGACGACAACGCCGTCACCGAGATCGCCGACGCCGTCGCGAAGCTGGGCCGGCATCAGTTCCCGCTGGTGCTCAGCGAGTCGGTGGAGCAGTTCCTGACAGCGGTCTCAGAAGAGACGGGCTATGACCTCGACCCGAACTCGCCGGATCTGGAAGGCTCCATCGCCAAACTGGGAGGTATCGCGCGGATCGTCGGCGCGACCCTGCGCGACACCGCCAACCCCACCATGCTCAAGGCCGGCTACAAAGCCAACGTCATCCCGGCCACGGCCGAGGCCATGGTCGACTGCCGCGTCCTGCCGGGCCGCAAGGAGGCCTTCGAGCGCGAGCTCGATGCGCTGCTCGGGCCCAACATCACCCGCACCTGGGAGCGCGACCTGCCCAGCGTGGAAACCACGTTCGACGGCGATCTGGTGGACGCGATGAACGCCGCGATCCTGGCCGTCGACCCCGACGCCCGAACGGTGCCCTACATGATGTCGGGCGGCACCGATGCGAAAGCGTTTGTCCGCTTGGGGATTCGGTGCTTCGGGTTCGCGCCGCTGCGCCTGCCCCCGGAGCTGGACTTCGCGGCGTTGTTCCACGGCGTCGATGAGCGGGTGCCGGTGGACGCGCTGCAGTTCGGGGCGGGCGTTCTGGAACACTTTCTGCGGAACTGCTGA
- a CDS encoding S8 family peptidase, whose protein sequence is MSSTGEVWADRVLVALGDLEGSPKPVDLTLLTETVAATFASQFDERDRQYENDNPYWHNRVREAVTALRRRKLIAPRVAKSPVVQLTKAGADAVADARVRAEAPPTPAVRTAAPSREPTPVTQVGTSEPPKRDPVLAGVVTPPLRTAMAQESNDTPIPIMIELNLTFQPSVAAAIERVEGLWTLVRAPGTPVPLADQFIAGDLTPDQIKSIVSADAVPQAWPQRAIYRIWPDFEVHPQIDASSTTIKAIAAQRSFDSFGDGIVWAVVDSGIDEKHAHFDAYQNLRDPSVADLHHDFTGGDAPLTDTDGHGTHVAGIIAGGLVDRKPEDIVVVEKRLNDPEFGGDPITAPRTVSDPSRLAGMAPKAKLVSLKVLGPGDDASRVSRVMQALAYVRKLNAGSERVPRIHGVNLSLGYEFDAEWYACGQSPMCIEVDKTVRSGVVVVVAAGNSGYVSLNTAFSKDSVKFTADMTINDPGNTESAITVGSTHRSSPHTFGVSYFSSRGPTGDGRRKPDLVAPGERITSAAAGSRREKVTNQIEVADDVPVYIEESGTSMAAPHVSGAIAAFLSVQREFVSEPEAIKRIFVESATSLNRDPAFQGSGLLDLMRALQSV, encoded by the coding sequence GTGAGTTCAACTGGGGAAGTCTGGGCAGATCGGGTGCTGGTTGCGTTGGGGGATCTGGAGGGGTCCCCGAAACCCGTGGATCTGACGTTGTTGACCGAGACGGTCGCCGCCACGTTCGCGTCGCAGTTCGACGAACGCGACCGGCAATACGAGAACGACAACCCGTACTGGCACAACCGTGTTCGAGAAGCGGTCACCGCACTGCGCAGGCGAAAACTGATCGCCCCGAGGGTGGCGAAGAGCCCAGTCGTGCAACTGACCAAGGCGGGCGCTGACGCCGTCGCGGATGCCCGCGTACGGGCCGAGGCCCCGCCCACGCCGGCGGTGCGGACCGCGGCTCCCTCGCGCGAGCCCACCCCGGTAACGCAGGTCGGAACTTCAGAACCCCCCAAGCGAGACCCTGTCCTGGCCGGTGTCGTGACACCGCCGCTGCGCACGGCGATGGCGCAGGAGAGCAACGACACTCCGATACCGATCATGATCGAGCTCAACTTGACCTTCCAGCCGTCGGTGGCTGCCGCGATCGAACGGGTCGAGGGGCTGTGGACACTGGTCCGCGCGCCGGGCACCCCGGTGCCGTTGGCCGATCAGTTCATTGCCGGGGATCTCACGCCCGACCAGATCAAATCGATCGTGTCCGCCGATGCCGTTCCGCAGGCCTGGCCGCAGCGCGCGATCTACCGGATCTGGCCGGACTTCGAGGTGCACCCGCAGATCGATGCCTCCTCGACCACCATCAAGGCCATCGCCGCCCAGCGATCGTTCGACAGCTTCGGCGACGGAATCGTCTGGGCTGTGGTGGATTCCGGCATCGATGAGAAGCACGCGCACTTCGACGCCTACCAGAACCTGCGCGATCCGTCGGTGGCAGATCTGCACCACGACTTCACCGGCGGCGACGCCCCGCTGACCGACACCGACGGACACGGCACGCACGTGGCCGGGATCATCGCCGGTGGTTTGGTGGACCGTAAGCCCGAGGACATCGTGGTGGTCGAGAAGCGGCTCAACGATCCCGAGTTCGGCGGTGATCCGATCACCGCGCCGCGCACGGTGTCGGATCCGTCGCGGTTGGCGGGTATGGCGCCGAAGGCCAAATTGGTGAGCCTGAAGGTGCTCGGACCCGGGGACGACGCATCCCGAGTGAGCCGGGTGATGCAGGCCCTGGCCTACGTCCGGAAGCTGAACGCCGGCAGTGAGCGGGTGCCCCGGATACACGGCGTGAACCTCAGCCTCGGCTACGAGTTCGACGCCGAGTGGTACGCCTGCGGGCAGAGCCCGATGTGCATCGAGGTCGACAAGACCGTGCGCTCCGGGGTGGTGGTGGTCGTGGCCGCGGGCAATTCCGGCTATGTGTCGCTGAATACGGCGTTCAGCAAGGATTCGGTGAAATTCACCGCCGACATGACGATCAACGACCCGGGAAACACCGAGAGCGCGATCACCGTGGGTTCCACCCATCGGAGTTCGCCGCACACCTTCGGCGTCTCGTACTTCTCCTCGCGCGGTCCGACCGGGGACGGGCGGCGCAAGCCCGACCTGGTCGCACCTGGTGAACGCATCACCTCGGCGGCGGCCGGCAGCCGCCGGGAGAAGGTCACCAACCAGATCGAGGTGGCCGATGACGTGCCCGTGTACATCGAGGAAAGCGGTACCAGCATGGCCGCGCCACACGTGTCCGGCGCGATCGCGGCGTTCCTGTCGGTGCAGCGCGAGTTCGTCAGCGAACCCGAGGCCATCAAACGCATCTTCGTCGAATCGGCGACCTCGCTGAATCGGGACCCGGCATTCCAGGGCAGCGGTCTGCTGGATCTCATGCGTGCACTGCAATCCGTCTGA
- a CDS encoding quinone-dependent dihydroorotate dehydrogenase has translation MYAALRRALFLVPPERIHLWVFALLRTATGPAVLRRALARRLAPTDPVLASTVFGVRFPGPMGLAAGFDKDGRGLETWGALGFGYAEVGTVTAQPQPGNPEPRLFRLPEDHALLNRMGFNNEGAGALAIRLARHTPDVPIGVNIGKTKLTPPEDAVADYAESTRLVSALAAYVVVNVSSPNTPGLRDLQAVESLRPILAAVKAETNKPVLVKIAPDLSDGDIDEIADLAVELELAGIVATNTTVSREGLATLGVADLGTGGISGRPVAHRSLQVLRQLYSRVGDKLVLISAGGIETADDAWERITAGATLLQGYTGFIYGGGLWAKEIHDGIAQRLHAGGFASLSDAVGSAAR, from the coding sequence ATCTATGCGGCTCTGCGGCGGGCGCTGTTCCTGGTGCCCCCGGAACGAATTCACCTGTGGGTGTTCGCCCTGCTGCGCACCGCCACCGGTCCCGCGGTCCTGCGCCGGGCGCTGGCGCGCCGGCTGGCGCCCACCGATCCGGTCCTGGCCAGCACGGTGTTCGGGGTCCGGTTCCCCGGCCCCATGGGTCTGGCCGCCGGTTTCGACAAGGACGGTCGCGGCCTGGAGACCTGGGGCGCGCTGGGCTTCGGATATGCCGAGGTCGGCACCGTCACCGCGCAACCGCAACCGGGGAATCCCGAGCCCCGGCTGTTCCGGCTGCCCGAGGACCATGCGCTGCTCAACCGGATGGGCTTCAACAACGAAGGCGCGGGGGCGCTGGCGATCCGGCTGGCCCGGCACACCCCCGACGTACCGATCGGGGTCAACATCGGCAAGACCAAGCTGACCCCACCCGAGGACGCGGTGGCCGACTACGCCGAGAGCACCCGGCTGGTGAGTGCGCTGGCCGCCTACGTCGTCGTCAACGTCAGCTCCCCCAACACTCCGGGTCTACGGGACCTGCAGGCCGTGGAATCGCTGCGGCCGATCCTTGCCGCGGTCAAGGCCGAGACGAACAAGCCCGTGCTCGTCAAGATCGCTCCCGATCTCTCCGACGGCGATATCGATGAAATCGCGGACCTGGCAGTCGAATTGGAGTTGGCCGGAATCGTGGCCACCAACACCACGGTGTCCCGGGAGGGGCTGGCCACACTCGGTGTCGCCGACCTTGGCACCGGCGGGATCTCGGGGCGCCCGGTGGCACACCGGTCCCTGCAGGTGCTGCGGCAGTTGTACTCCCGCGTGGGCGACAAGCTCGTGCTGATCAGCGCCGGCGGCATCGAAACCGCGGACGACGCGTGGGAGCGGATCACCGCCGGAGCCACCCTGCTGCAGGGCTACACGGGATTCATCTACGGCGGCGGACTGTGGGCCAAAGAAATCCACGACGGCATCGCCCAGCGGCTGCACGCAGGCGGGTTCGCGTCGCTGAGCGACGCGGTCGGTTCAGCTGCCCGCTGA